A region of Edaphobacter acidisoli DNA encodes the following proteins:
- a CDS encoding ferritin-like domain-containing protein translates to MPTDKLIRNFAFVNGVNRRSFLTGATMFGLGAATTAIVDGCGEGHSMMSTTPVSAAASTDTAANILTAALIAESLAITTYYTALSTEAVITDPNLAGSGGTALNVSANGSQINVAYLQGALLQEVSHAQTLRSLLGLATNGSGDATAKIPQTFYFPSGTFGSLSGFLPVLIDLETAFIGAYMTAVEEFASMAAGYNGFSSTQANPASSGSNLTQADLILYAKVASSILGVEAEHRALVRGIPAVTLSSPNYAGVDLIPANNVNYESSDNFTGLITSVSGDSSTTAAAALGPFITAGSNPVSVATVAAQASFSSVVPASIAANVSGSIPAAE, encoded by the coding sequence ATGCCGACGGACAAGTTGATCAGAAATTTCGCCTTTGTCAACGGCGTGAATCGCCGCTCTTTCCTTACTGGCGCAACAATGTTCGGCCTGGGCGCTGCGACTACGGCAATCGTTGACGGCTGCGGCGAAGGACACTCGATGATGAGTACTACGCCGGTATCGGCGGCGGCCTCTACCGATACCGCAGCGAACATCCTCACTGCAGCCCTCATCGCTGAAAGTCTTGCCATCACCACGTACTACACTGCTCTATCCACAGAGGCGGTGATTACCGATCCGAATCTTGCTGGATCTGGTGGAACTGCTCTAAACGTCAGCGCGAATGGGAGCCAAATCAACGTTGCCTATCTCCAGGGCGCGCTGCTCCAAGAAGTCTCCCACGCACAGACCTTGCGCTCACTGCTTGGGTTGGCAACCAATGGAAGCGGAGACGCCACCGCAAAGATCCCACAAACTTTTTATTTTCCAAGCGGAACATTCGGATCGCTCTCCGGCTTCCTCCCTGTTCTCATTGATCTCGAAACGGCTTTCATCGGCGCCTACATGACGGCAGTGGAAGAGTTTGCTTCGATGGCTGCAGGCTACAATGGCTTCAGTTCTACCCAAGCCAATCCGGCATCGAGCGGCTCAAATTTGACCCAGGCGGATCTCATTCTTTATGCAAAAGTTGCCTCGTCGATCCTCGGTGTCGAGGCGGAGCATCGCGCCTTGGTACGTGGCATACCAGCTGTGACCCTTTCGTCTCCCAATTATGCGGGTGTCGATTTGATCCCCGCAAACAACGTGAACTATGAAAGCTCCGACAACTTCACCGGCCTGATCACCAGCGTGAGTGGGGACAGCAGCACAACGGCAGCAGCCGCTCTGGGACCTTTCATCACCGCAGGATCAAATCCTGTTTCCGTCGCAACAGTAGCCGCGCAGGCCAGTTTTTCTTCCGTTGTTCCCGCGTCTATCGCAGCCAATGTGTCGGGATCGATCCCCGCAGCAGAGTGA
- a CDS encoding type III polyketide synthase, translating into MRIASVGTAFPPHRYPQSVITEALLDRMQDKLESPGAMNRLHSNCGVDFRHIMFPLDTLGTLSGFGPTNDLWIKGALDLGQQAIRKALDQVGLEPSDISAIFFTSVTGIACPSIDARLVNLMGFPRNIKRTPIFGLGCVAGAAGISRAIDYVRAFPKQYAVLLSVELCSLTWQEDDASMAHIVASGLFGDGAAAVVLAGEETPLAQKPTSLQEPCPRVIATRSTFYPNTEHLMGWKINHTGFNIVLSADVPSLVKKELRNTVEDFLADNNLGMGNICSFIFHSGGPKVLQAMESSLGLPPHALDASWNSLRQRGNLSSASVLTVMQDFLINRPGSPGCYSMMGAMGPAFCSELLLLRW; encoded by the coding sequence ATGCGCATCGCATCCGTAGGCACAGCATTTCCCCCCCATCGTTATCCGCAATCTGTTATCACCGAGGCCCTCCTCGACCGGATGCAGGACAAACTCGAATCTCCCGGCGCCATGAATCGCCTCCACTCCAACTGCGGCGTGGACTTCAGACATATCATGTTTCCATTGGATACTCTGGGAACGCTCTCGGGATTCGGCCCAACCAACGACCTATGGATCAAAGGTGCGCTCGATCTTGGCCAACAGGCCATCCGCAAGGCACTTGATCAAGTTGGGCTAGAGCCGTCGGACATCTCGGCCATATTTTTTACATCGGTCACAGGCATCGCATGTCCAAGCATCGACGCCCGTCTCGTCAACCTGATGGGCTTTCCCAGAAACATCAAGCGCACTCCCATCTTCGGCCTGGGCTGCGTTGCTGGAGCGGCAGGAATCTCCCGCGCAATCGACTATGTGCGTGCATTTCCTAAGCAATACGCAGTTCTACTCTCAGTTGAACTCTGCTCGCTCACATGGCAGGAGGATGATGCTTCCATGGCGCATATTGTCGCCAGCGGTCTGTTTGGAGATGGAGCCGCTGCTGTGGTGCTCGCTGGCGAGGAGACGCCGCTTGCACAAAAGCCGACGAGCCTTCAGGAACCCTGTCCTCGCGTTATTGCCACCCGTTCTACTTTTTACCCCAACACCGAACATCTGATGGGATGGAAGATCAACCACACGGGCTTCAACATCGTGTTGTCAGCCGATGTCCCCTCTCTCGTCAAAAAGGAACTGCGTAACACAGTCGAAGACTTTCTCGCCGATAACAATCTCGGCATGGGAAACATCTGCAGCTTTATCTTTCACAGCGGTGGTCCAAAGGTGCTACAGGCAATGGAGAGCAGCCTTGGCTTGCCTCCTCATGCGCTAGATGCATCGTGGAATAGTCTTCGTCAGCGTGGGAATCTCTCCTCAGCATCGGTCCTCACGGTCATGCAGGATTTTCTGATCAATCGCCCGGGGAGTCCGGGCTGCTACAGCATGATGGGTGCGATGGGTCCGGCTTTCTGCTCTGAGCTGCTTCTGCTTCGGTGGTAG
- a CDS encoding PEP-CTERM sorting domain-containing protein gives MKLRGSFSRGSIFSYLETPMVKCLALLTVLAFGGVAVGHADQISGFVNANGTDSFTSSTITFGPASVQGSLGGSFATYLADGNPIVFLSGALPYSTGSHTAPSGLPSLFTINGTAETFAFNIASYTADYFASAMNVTGCSNGSACLLVTGIGNFTGSGTHTFDSTPGSFTFSTQYSPGQTTGSTTFSSSASTTPSAVPEPVSLALFGTGLLGMVGMVRRKITTN, from the coding sequence ATGAAACTGCGAGGATCATTTTCTCGCGGTTCAATTTTTAGCTATTTGGAGACTCCCATGGTAAAGTGCCTCGCGTTACTCACTGTGTTAGCCTTTGGCGGTGTCGCAGTTGGACACGCCGATCAAATCAGCGGCTTCGTCAATGCCAACGGAACCGATTCATTTACCAGTTCGACTATCACGTTTGGCCCCGCTTCCGTCCAAGGATCGCTTGGCGGCAGCTTTGCCACATATCTGGCGGATGGTAATCCCATCGTCTTTCTGAGTGGGGCGCTGCCTTATTCAACGGGTTCACATACAGCTCCGTCAGGGCTGCCCTCGTTATTTACGATTAACGGGACAGCAGAAACCTTCGCATTTAATATTGCCTCGTATACCGCAGATTATTTTGCGAGCGCGATGAATGTGACCGGATGCAGTAACGGCAGCGCCTGTCTGCTCGTCACGGGAATTGGGAACTTTACAGGATCGGGGACCCATACCTTCGATTCAACACCAGGATCCTTCACGTTTTCCACCCAATACTCACCGGGGCAGACCACTGGTAGCACGACGTTCTCTTCCTCGGCCTCAACCACACCTTCCGCCGTGCCGGAACCGGTTTCGCTCGCGCTCTTTGGCACAGGTTTGCTGGGAATGGTGGGAATGGTGCGAAGGAAAATAACCACTAATTAA
- a CDS encoding alpha-amylase domain-containing protein: MKTWISTASPFDFVKGYGMWMIALLAKYQYQKKDRREFSPFVVGEYWAGPNDIEGWLDGVAALTDRQIAAFDFPLRYKLKDVCDTPKYDLRNLTDGSSVSAARPFNAVTFVENHDMRENEVVNDKMLGSSFILTQDGYPCVFWWDYYNCQLARPGSSNGIDALIAAHHAFAGGESCILHVDPDLYISQRAGTESQPGLVYVLNNLGNRWRGTSVKTKWPNQRFKPVAWDGKDSAPPDERTTDGNGNAEFPAPPRGYCVYAPAKN, translated from the coding sequence TTGAAGACCTGGATTTCGACGGCTTCCCCCTTTGATTTCGTCAAAGGGTATGGCATGTGGATGATAGCTTTGCTGGCCAAATACCAGTACCAAAAGAAGGATAGGCGTGAGTTCTCGCCGTTTGTTGTTGGAGAGTACTGGGCAGGCCCCAACGATATTGAAGGTTGGCTCGATGGAGTAGCTGCATTGACTGACCGCCAGATCGCTGCATTCGATTTTCCCCTGCGATACAAACTGAAAGACGTCTGCGATACTCCCAAATACGATCTCCGCAATCTTACCGATGGTAGCTCGGTTTCAGCAGCCCGCCCCTTCAATGCCGTTACATTCGTCGAAAACCACGATATGCGCGAAAATGAAGTCGTCAATGACAAAATGCTAGGCTCTTCATTCATCTTGACGCAGGATGGCTACCCATGTGTCTTCTGGTGGGATTATTACAACTGCCAGCTCGCCCGCCCGGGAAGCTCGAATGGGATTGACGCTCTGATCGCGGCCCATCATGCCTTTGCCGGAGGTGAGAGCTGCATTCTGCACGTCGATCCAGATCTCTATATTTCTCAGCGTGCCGGTACCGAATCTCAGCCAGGCCTTGTTTATGTACTCAACAATCTTGGCAATCGGTGGAGAGGAACTTCAGTTAAAACGAAATGGCCGAACCAGAGATTCAAGCCTGTTGCATGGGATGGCAAGGACAGCGCGCCTCCTGACGAGAGGACTACGGATGGCAATGGAAATGCGGAATTTCCAGCTCCGCCTCGAGGCTACTGCGTATATGCACCTGCAAAGAACTAA
- a CDS encoding alpha-amylase family glycosyl hydrolase, which produces MAVMLQGFYWDCATKENKAGEWWNYLKAEIPKLGKQGAGFDSIWLPPFSKAASANSVGYDPYDYFDLGDYDQKGSVKTAYGNGEELRSLIAAIHQNGMGAIADVVIDHNSGDQEEVNPLDGKSRWTKFNPKSGKFPRDWNCFHPSRYERTMVEGERFAGFPHLCHRNPKVYIAMFEYARLAIEDLDFDGFPL; this is translated from the coding sequence ATGGCTGTTATGCTGCAAGGATTCTATTGGGATTGCGCCACAAAAGAAAACAAAGCAGGCGAATGGTGGAACTATCTCAAGGCAGAGATACCAAAGCTGGGCAAGCAGGGGGCAGGCTTCGATTCAATCTGGCTTCCACCATTTTCCAAGGCCGCCTCCGCCAACTCCGTTGGCTACGATCCCTATGATTACTTCGATCTTGGAGACTACGACCAGAAAGGATCAGTCAAGACTGCTTATGGCAATGGCGAAGAGCTACGAAGCTTAATTGCGGCAATTCACCAGAACGGCATGGGTGCCATCGCAGACGTGGTGATCGACCATAACTCCGGAGATCAGGAGGAAGTCAACCCATTGGATGGAAAGAGCCGATGGACAAAATTTAATCCCAAAAGCGGCAAGTTCCCACGCGATTGGAACTGCTTTCATCCCAGCCGCTATGAACGCACAATGGTAGAAGGCGAGAGATTTGCTGGTTTTCCCCATCTCTGCCATCGCAACCCAAAGGTCTATATCGCAATGTTCGAATACGCGCGCCTGGCAATTGAAGACCTGGATTTCGACGGCTTCCCCCTTTGA
- a CDS encoding DUF3341 domain-containing protein translates to MTSKNVAVFGIYKTPGTAEAAVDYLLSKGFSDSAISVLLPDDESTRAFAHEKNTKAPEGTTTGVTAGGIVGGTLGLLVGIGVIAIPGVGPLIVAGPIIAALAGLGAGGAVGGIVGALVGLGIPEYEAKRYEGAVKDGGILLSVHCDVSEQVDLAKAALKDTGAHDIAVASESDAVDTSGGRATFGHISER, encoded by the coding sequence ATGACAAGCAAAAATGTAGCGGTCTTCGGAATTTATAAGACACCAGGAACTGCAGAGGCAGCAGTTGACTATCTTCTATCAAAGGGCTTCTCCGACTCTGCAATCTCGGTCCTGCTTCCGGATGATGAGAGCACGAGGGCCTTCGCCCATGAAAAGAATACGAAAGCGCCTGAAGGCACGACGACCGGGGTTACCGCAGGCGGAATCGTAGGAGGAACGCTAGGACTTCTGGTTGGAATTGGGGTGATTGCGATTCCAGGAGTTGGTCCTCTCATCGTAGCGGGCCCAATTATCGCGGCCCTCGCAGGTCTCGGAGCCGGCGGAGCAGTCGGCGGCATTGTCGGCGCGCTCGTAGGTCTCGGTATTCCAGAATATGAGGCGAAGCGGTATGAAGGTGCTGTGAAGGACGGCGGAATACTTCTTTCCGTACACTGCGACGTCTCAGAACAGGTTGACCTAGCAAAAGCAGCTCTGAAAGATACGGGGGCTCATGACATTGCGGTAGCAAGTGAATCTGACGCTGTCGACACATCCGGTGGGCGGGCAACCTTCGGTCACATCTCCGAGCGATAG